The sequence below is a genomic window from Perca fluviatilis chromosome 13, GENO_Pfluv_1.0, whole genome shotgun sequence.
AAGATTTTGTTAATTAATTGTGCAAATAATTGTGCTACATAAGTGTACAAGCATGAATAATACAATATAAGGGTATTTAGTATATGCCATGTTATGTATAGCTATTTCATATGGTATCATTCACTACaataatatgtaataatgtGATGTACTAGGCGTATCTAAGGAATATGAATGCAATAATTATATATAGTATTAAATATGTTACTACTAACGTTacttcttcttctactactactactactactactaccactagTAATATAATAGTAATGTATAATATCCAGTACAAAGTGCGGTTGTATGAAGTGCTTGTTTAATTGCACAACAGTTTGGCCTATGGTTTGGCCAACATTGCcaattatttattgttttttttaatcacattttgtaCAAAAAGAAACATGCtacaatacaaaacatatgGTAGTAGATTTTAGGGCCCTGTGAAAGTTTGGGGCTAAACAAAGCATAACATATAGTCATAGTGTACGAAATGTGAATTAAACCACACGTAGGTTGTTTGACCTAACTGGTCCTCCTTACACAGTTATTACGGTAAAATGGAGCGTCGCAAATCAGTTGTCGCTGTCGTCCTAAAGCTTCTAGCTAGCACAAGCTGAACTGCGTAACTTACTACTACATGCATGATGTCGCTGAACACGAATAGCTAGCTAGGAGTATCAGTACGCTCGCTGCgtagtttttttcctttctagAAACATCCTTTCAAAGCTGATAAACAACGTCTCGACTGTGCTGCAGTAgcatttattttctaaatgGACAACCGACTGTTAGCTACCAAGCTAATGTAGCAACATAACGTTTAGATGCACTGCTAGCTAAGCTAGCTAATCGGCCTGTGGATAAACAGTTTACACTGACAGACAACATGGCAGAGTCATTATCAGGGGTTAATGTTGTTCTGGTTATGGCCTATGGAAGCTTGGTAAGTAAGTTTCAGTTTTGGTTGCTAGCTGATTGCCCATGTGATGATGCTCAAGTTAAAACCCTGTCCTGTCACGGTTTGGTTTTGTGTGCAGGTGTTTGTGCTGCTGTTTATCTTCGTCAAAAGGCAAATCATGCGATTTGCAATGAGATCCCGCAGAGGACCACATGCACCTATTGGCCACAACGCACCTAAGGTAAGGTGGATCTCCTCTTTTATAAGTTAGTTTACCTCTTGTGTAGTTGAATATGCATCAGCTGCTGTTGGTTCAAGAGTTCAGGTGTCTGTGTATTTTCTAAATGAATTGATATACAGGCTTTGAGGGAGGAAATTGACTCCAGACTGTCCAAGGTCCAGGAGATCCGCTTTGAACCTCGTCTCCTATCAGAAGAAGACGATAGGCTGAAGCAAGGATCACAAATCagtctgtcactttttcagcTCATCTTGTTGCCACCTGAATCTCTCTtaagtgcatttatttttttcgaaATCAAACAAAAACCTGTTTTGTATATCACAGGTTGCTACAACTACCTGTACAGAATGAAAGCTCTGGATGCCATCCGCGACTCAGGTGAGAGATTAAATTTTATGCTCAGACTTACTGATTCTGCAGGTGCATGTATTATTCTTCTCATCGTGTCATCACATAACTGAATCAGTTATTCTCACACTCATAACTGTATCATCTCTCAAATTCACTTCAAGTATCACATCTTGAGAAGAAGCAGTTCAACAGCTTTTCAtctgttaaaggtgctgtaggtaggattgcgaagatccaggacttagccaaaacatttttaacagacaacttctcagtccctcccccctttctgctaaagcccaaaactgtcttctaagcccctccccccacaagggagaattaatcaagggggtaagccagccTCCGCAAAGCGTACCTACTATGTTGCCATTATGgccccgtagcagacgtttttgtaaaaatatgcttacaattgtgtcataaccacgcaactttctgtcacacaggagagaaattaccatatagtacaggagaaactcgctggcagtttcgacttacattagctgtttcaGTTTAattattactaatgttaactagaattttagttagcaataattagcctgtgcccatgttatctccttacatatacctacgctctccgtctctgcaagattgggaatgattgagatttctattggcacagctaccagacttaaaactttcagacaggttgttcacgtcacatctacgtcttcaagctcagttggaggctgcgcagtaacgctcagtcataaccggaaaagtgcttctaaaggccgggacacatcaggccgattatcggccgtgggacagtctggcgaggtcagtgactcaaatctgttcggtgtgtcccgtgccgtcgtccgtctggggggctgtcggcgttcggtcggcggcagggaagtcgggactcacccggaaatgacgagcggaatgaggtgactacagtctctcaaaatctgatgaaaatcttttaaactgacctttgttgagctgaaatgaagacagattcagcaactgcatggcctatttctcgcttaaaatgttttcagaaacacgtttcagtgaactattttagtacaatatgagatcgtattctgaacggtcgccatgacagtctggctctgaatttccggagaagaaaaacccatgtgacgcattcgtccaatcagctgccggttttcatttcttgggcaacattacagattagcgccgcctgctgttatagagatgtattccgtctcgtctcctctcgtctttttggtgttctgtggcagttttttggacctcggggacgcgactgatcatatcgacggggttttctgtcaacggtcgctcGTCGGCTATGTGTGTCTACACCATAATAGACTTCGCTGCTCTCCGTTGCAAGTCTACGGTgtcgctttgtccattaattttactgtctatggaatgAATGCGTgcgcatgagcagtgattgacatgcagttagacaccccccccccccggccctgattggtgcatctgaacagggagctgtggatttttgcaaatagcactacaggctgtaggtggtgccagaggagctggattttttttaaatgacgtgcttcatgtagttctactcgaacatagggtcagtttcagcaaatatgacagaaagttagttttataagtcttacctactgcacctttaatctctaaaaagaaagaagaaaaaaaaaaaaagtcttttgtTTGCGTAGTTATATATTATGCTCTATGACTGCAATAAACAATGACCCAATTTCCCCATGGGGAGTATTGaaatttcatctttttttttttaaccttcacTTCTTGTTCCTTCCTGTTTGGACCTCAGGAATTCCTCTGCAGGACATAAGCCGCTGTCCCAGTGCGTTTACTGGACGCAGCTTCAGGAACTGGCTGCTGGAGTTACGCAACTCCCACTCTCTGATCAAGAGCAGCCGCAGCGCACTTATTGACCGTTTGCTTGAAGGCTACGACAGCGCTCGCCATGGGACTGGGGTGCGTGAAAGTGTTTTTGCGTGCGACTTATGAGTGATGgaaagaaaatatgaataagATGGGCAGTTACGTTGTAGCAAGTTACTGATTTGACTTTAAAGTCAACTCTTTGTTTCAGGTGTTTGGGGAAGCAGAGTTTCTTGAATACCAGCAAGCTCTAAACGAACTGGCTGATGTGTAAGTGCTGTTATTCTCGTCCAGACTTTAAATTGTTAGCCTTTAGAGACACGTTTATTCTTTATAAGCACAACAATCATCGACTGTCTAGCGTAGACCTACTTGCAcaagtcttgtgttttcagcTCGGAGCACATCGTTTTTAATCAACACGCTGTTATTACTATAACTGCTGCCATTTCATTACTAATATCCATGAATCTCTTTACATGTACTagtattaataatatatttgtGCATTGCCATCCGTCTTACA
It includes:
- the LOC120570911 gene encoding protein C1orf43-like isoform X1, producing the protein MAESLSGVNVVLVMAYGSLVFVLLFIFVKRQIMRFAMRSRRGPHAPIGHNAPKALREEIDSRLSKVQEIRFEPRLLSEEDDRLKQGSQISLSLFQLILLPPESLLSAFIFFEIKQKPVLYITGCYNYLYRMKALDAIRDSGIPLQDISRCPSAFTGRSFRNWLLELRNSHSLIKSSRSALIDRLLEGYDSARHGTGVFGEAEFLEYQQALNELADVVKAYSSTTSLDQHHQSAAKDLTGSPVRSTPSTIQVTYLPSTGQRSKRPKHFLELKSFKDNYNTLESTL
- the LOC120570911 gene encoding protein C1orf43 homolog isoform X2 — translated: MAESLSGVNVVLVMAYGSLVFVLLFIFVKRQIMRFAMRSRRGPHAPIGHNAPKALREEIDSRLSKVQEIRFEPRLLSEEDDRLKQGSQISLSLFQLILLPPESLLSAFIFFEIKQKPVLYITGCYNYLYRMKALDAIRDSGIPLQDISRCPSAFTGRSFRNWLLELRNSHSLIKSSRSALIDRLLEGYDSARHGTGGESLFQHHQPGPASPVCSQGSDRLSCPEHSLHHPGHLPALHRPAQQEAQTLSGAQKFQRQLQHTGEHPVSYRC
- the LOC120570911 gene encoding protein C1orf43-like isoform X3, which translates into the protein MAESLSGVNVVLVMAYGSLVFVLLFIFVKRQIMRFAMRSRRGPHAPIGHNAPKALREEIDSRLSKVQEIRFEPRLLSEEDDRLKQGSQISCYNYLYRMKALDAIRDSGIPLQDISRCPSAFTGRSFRNWLLELRNSHSLIKSSRSALIDRLLEGYDSARHGTGVFGEAEFLEYQQALNELADVVKAYSSTTSLDQHHQSAAKDLTGSPVRSTPSTIQVTYLPSTGQRSKRPKHFLELKSFKDNYNTLESTL